Proteins from a single region of Anticarsia gemmatalis isolate Benzon Research Colony breed Stoneville strain chromosome 30, ilAntGemm2 primary, whole genome shotgun sequence:
- the LOC142985546 gene encoding uncharacterized protein LOC142985546 isoform X1: protein MGTILRATLLLLTLFTVTHGQYYDLIQSLQQLFQPYQQNDYYQPNHRQETKKNNDERNIKKQPYQQDLFFSTTAKPKKGNKNTSHTRNNHRNFNTDFVFNDFFTPIEVTTKRRVSPSRKTTVKPFENVGSSTNYNYQTHSNLQTATPNRNSNRNPNVSNLNNYQNRLNFQSNWGNQNTPSTTDYYGNRNPNRGSNSGQNGGFVYPDNPLVNQPGVKPAPVNVNQPPITNRPVTDRNSFDYERPASFGQTVTPQVLVGPNEDEMTESQKRRYIELSERMCDRYKSLTVKKVAALPLVPSPEPVEFNVSSCVPITVPLVIGGKIASIQEFPHMAVVGWRKKPGPGYSWKCGGSLVSNQYILTAGHCTFLDEDRTLDDGIVSGPPQAVQLGSSYLDDPGAIVMPVAAVIRHPKYKGNRRYYDIAMIKMARTVTFSEVIRPACLGVPPPVGENIVATGWGKTEFEGDNSIELRSVSLPVWNMAQCKEIWGTSFKLPQGPTSESHLCAGAKEGGKDTCQGDSGGPAQIQDGCVWRVVAVTSFGRSCAAANTPALYALTKRVFIAAQIFGDEGQNFREPTNNYNNRQPTRRPTNQPAYRPANQPTRQPSFSSFDDNRQPPRPIFGGFG from the exons ATGGGTACGATACTGCGTGCGACGTTACTACTGCTGACTCTCTTCACAGTGACACACGGACAATATTATG ATCTTATACAAAGTCTTCAGCAACTGTTCCAGCCGTACCAACAAAACGACTACTACCAGCCTAACCACAGACAAGAAACGAAAAAGAATAATGatgaaagaaacataaaaaaacagcCATACCAACAAGACCTCTTTTTCTCAACAACTGCTAAAcctaaaaaaggaaataaaaatactagtcATACCAGAAATAATCATAGAAATTTCAACACAGATTTCGTGTTCAATGATTTTTTCACTCCAATTGAAGTTACAACAAAAAGAAGGGTTTCCCCTAGCAGAAAGACTACGGTTAAACCTTTCGAAAATGTTGGCAGTTCGACAAATTATAACTACCAAACGCACAGCAATTTGCAGACAGCTACTCCTAATAGAAATTCTAATAGGAATCCTAATGTTTCCAATTTAAATAACTACCAAAATCGTTTGAATTTTCAATCAAATTGGGGTAACCAAAATACGCCTAGCACTACAGACTATTATGGTAATAGAAACCCCAATAGGGGTAGTAATTCGGGTCAAAATGGGGGTTTTGTTTACCCGGATAACCCGTTAGTTAACCAGCCGGGGGTTAAACCAGCGCCGGTTAATGTGAACCAGCCGCCGATAACGAATAGACCGGTGACTGATAGAAATAGTTTTGACTATGAAAGGCCTGCGTCGTTTGGGCAGACGGTCACGCCGCAAGTACTGGTTGGTCCTAATGAAGATGAAATGACGGAGAGCCAGAAAAGAAGATATATAGAACTGTCTGAGAGAA tGTGTGATCGCTACAAGAGCCTTACTGTGAAGAAGGTAGCAGCTCTTCCACTGGTGCCTTCTCCTGAACCAGTGGAGTTCAATGTCTCTTCTTGCGTGCCCATCACCGTGCCTTTGGTCATAGGAGGCAAGATTGCGTCTATACAGGAGTTCCCACATATGGCTGTGGTCGGCTGGAGGAAAAAACCg GGTCCCGGTTACTCGTGGAAGTGTGGAGGTTCTTTAGTCAGCAACCAGTACATTTTGACCGCTGGACATTGTACGTTCTTGGATGAAGACAGGACTTTGGATGATGGAATCGTCAG CGGCCCCCCTCAAGCAGTTCAGCTCGGGTCCTCATACCTGGACGACCCTGGCGCCATCGTGATGCCGGTCGCAGCCGTCATCAGACACCCCAAGTACAAAGGCAACAGGCGCTACTATGATATAGCTATGATTAAAATGGCCAGGACTGTCac GTTCTCTGAAGTGATTCGACCAGCGTGTCTAGGAGTTCCACCACCAGTCGGAGAAAACATCGTAGCTACTGGCTGGGGCAAGACAGAATTTG AAGGCGACAATTCCATCGAGCTGCGTAGCGTATCTTTGCCAGTATGGAACATGGCTCAATGTAAAGAAATATGGGGGACTTCTTTCAAACTACCTCAAGGACCGACGTCTGAGAGTCACTTGTGTGCTGGAGCTAAGGAGGGGGGGAAGGATACTTGTCAG GGTGACTCCGGCGGCCCAGCCCAGATCCAAGACGGCTGCGTATGGCGAGTAGTAGCTGTCACATCATTCGGAAGATCATGTGCAGCGGCCAACACGCCAGCATTATACGCACTAACCAAACGAGTGTTCATCGCCGCACAGATATTCGGCGACGAAGGCCAAAACTTCAGAGAACCAACTAACAATTATAACAATAGACAGCCAACACGTCGGCCAACAAATCAGCCAGCATATCGGCCAGCAAATCAGCCAACACGTCAGCCTAGTTTTAGTTCGTTTGATGATAACAGACAACCGCCGAGACCGATTTTTGGTGGTTTCGGATGA
- the LOC142985546 gene encoding uncharacterized protein LOC142985546 isoform X2, with product MGTILRATLLLLTLFTVTHGQYYDLIQSLQQLFQPYQQNDYYQPNHRQETKKNNDERNIKKQPYQQDLFFSTTAKPKKGNKNTSHTRNNHRNFNTDFVFNDFFTPIEVTTKRRVSPSRKTTVKPFENVGSSTNYNYQTHSNLQTATPNRNSNRNPNVSNLNNYQNRLNFQSNWGNQNTPSTTDYYGNRNPNRGSNSGQNGGFVYPDNPLVNQPGVKPAPVNVNQPPITNRPVTDRNSFDYERPASFGQTVTPQVLVGPNEDEMTESQKRRYIELSERMCDRYKSLTVKKVAALPLVPSPEPVEFNVSSCVPITVPLVIGGKIASIQEFPHMAVVGWRKKPGPGYSWKCGGSLVSNQYILTAGHCTFLDEDRTLDDGIVSGPPQAVQLGSSYLDDPGAIVMPVAAVIRHPKYKGNRRYYDIAMIKMARTVTFSEVIRPACLGVPPPVGENIVATGWGKTEFGDNSIELRSVSLPVWNMAQCKEIWGTSFKLPQGPTSESHLCAGAKEGGKDTCQGDSGGPAQIQDGCVWRVVAVTSFGRSCAAANTPALYALTKRVFIAAQIFGDEGQNFREPTNNYNNRQPTRRPTNQPAYRPANQPTRQPSFSSFDDNRQPPRPIFGGFG from the exons ATGGGTACGATACTGCGTGCGACGTTACTACTGCTGACTCTCTTCACAGTGACACACGGACAATATTATG ATCTTATACAAAGTCTTCAGCAACTGTTCCAGCCGTACCAACAAAACGACTACTACCAGCCTAACCACAGACAAGAAACGAAAAAGAATAATGatgaaagaaacataaaaaaacagcCATACCAACAAGACCTCTTTTTCTCAACAACTGCTAAAcctaaaaaaggaaataaaaatactagtcATACCAGAAATAATCATAGAAATTTCAACACAGATTTCGTGTTCAATGATTTTTTCACTCCAATTGAAGTTACAACAAAAAGAAGGGTTTCCCCTAGCAGAAAGACTACGGTTAAACCTTTCGAAAATGTTGGCAGTTCGACAAATTATAACTACCAAACGCACAGCAATTTGCAGACAGCTACTCCTAATAGAAATTCTAATAGGAATCCTAATGTTTCCAATTTAAATAACTACCAAAATCGTTTGAATTTTCAATCAAATTGGGGTAACCAAAATACGCCTAGCACTACAGACTATTATGGTAATAGAAACCCCAATAGGGGTAGTAATTCGGGTCAAAATGGGGGTTTTGTTTACCCGGATAACCCGTTAGTTAACCAGCCGGGGGTTAAACCAGCGCCGGTTAATGTGAACCAGCCGCCGATAACGAATAGACCGGTGACTGATAGAAATAGTTTTGACTATGAAAGGCCTGCGTCGTTTGGGCAGACGGTCACGCCGCAAGTACTGGTTGGTCCTAATGAAGATGAAATGACGGAGAGCCAGAAAAGAAGATATATAGAACTGTCTGAGAGAA tGTGTGATCGCTACAAGAGCCTTACTGTGAAGAAGGTAGCAGCTCTTCCACTGGTGCCTTCTCCTGAACCAGTGGAGTTCAATGTCTCTTCTTGCGTGCCCATCACCGTGCCTTTGGTCATAGGAGGCAAGATTGCGTCTATACAGGAGTTCCCACATATGGCTGTGGTCGGCTGGAGGAAAAAACCg GGTCCCGGTTACTCGTGGAAGTGTGGAGGTTCTTTAGTCAGCAACCAGTACATTTTGACCGCTGGACATTGTACGTTCTTGGATGAAGACAGGACTTTGGATGATGGAATCGTCAG CGGCCCCCCTCAAGCAGTTCAGCTCGGGTCCTCATACCTGGACGACCCTGGCGCCATCGTGATGCCGGTCGCAGCCGTCATCAGACACCCCAAGTACAAAGGCAACAGGCGCTACTATGATATAGCTATGATTAAAATGGCCAGGACTGTCac GTTCTCTGAAGTGATTCGACCAGCGTGTCTAGGAGTTCCACCACCAGTCGGAGAAAACATCGTAGCTACTGGCTGGGGCAAGACAGAATTTG GCGACAATTCCATCGAGCTGCGTAGCGTATCTTTGCCAGTATGGAACATGGCTCAATGTAAAGAAATATGGGGGACTTCTTTCAAACTACCTCAAGGACCGACGTCTGAGAGTCACTTGTGTGCTGGAGCTAAGGAGGGGGGGAAGGATACTTGTCAG GGTGACTCCGGCGGCCCAGCCCAGATCCAAGACGGCTGCGTATGGCGAGTAGTAGCTGTCACATCATTCGGAAGATCATGTGCAGCGGCCAACACGCCAGCATTATACGCACTAACCAAACGAGTGTTCATCGCCGCACAGATATTCGGCGACGAAGGCCAAAACTTCAGAGAACCAACTAACAATTATAACAATAGACAGCCAACACGTCGGCCAACAAATCAGCCAGCATATCGGCCAGCAAATCAGCCAACACGTCAGCCTAGTTTTAGTTCGTTTGATGATAACAGACAACCGCCGAGACCGATTTTTGGTGGTTTCGGATGA